From a region of the Thiorhodovibrio winogradskyi genome:
- a CDS encoding adenylyl-sulfate reductase — protein sequence MITSNPFVELSTIIPPGAMKAYVVLMVLLVIGGTLLDIWHKKSALYFFEKGKSLKKLAKREVSSAEKLTIAISTIKHEVLSSGEFENPDRRKSHLLMMYGFIVFVLTTASMIFSLPAAEGQSWFLTSLLWHAGAASICVGGYWFWFKIRADVRSEGHEWYEVHQSDIFIVSLLLMAGFALIWSLLGLGVLGGFAFFVFIAAATTLFSTVLWSKFAHMFFKPAAAFQKKVAKADGSLDKLPEVPELTDPVVKERFPDIPEYMGEKPAYMGLGIKREAPSHY from the coding sequence ATGATCACTAGTAATCCCTTCGTCGAGCTCTCGACGATCATCCCGCCTGGCGCGATGAAGGCCTATGTCGTCCTCATGGTCTTGCTTGTCATCGGTGGTACCCTGCTCGATATCTGGCACAAAAAGAGCGCGCTCTACTTCTTCGAGAAAGGCAAGTCGCTGAAAAAGCTGGCTAAGCGCGAGGTCAGCAGTGCCGAGAAGCTGACCATCGCCATCAGCACCATCAAGCATGAGGTGTTGTCCTCGGGCGAGTTCGAGAATCCTGACCGGCGTAAATCGCACCTGCTGATGATGTACGGCTTCATCGTCTTCGTGCTGACAACGGCCTCGATGATTTTCAGCCTGCCGGCCGCCGAGGGGCAGTCTTGGTTCCTGACCTCCCTACTATGGCATGCGGGCGCTGCCTCCATCTGTGTCGGCGGGTACTGGTTCTGGTTCAAAATCCGTGCCGACGTGCGCTCCGAGGGCCACGAGTGGTATGAGGTGCATCAGTCCGACATTTTCATCGTCTCCTTGCTGCTGATGGCCGGCTTTGCCCTGATTTGGTCGCTGCTGGGTCTGGGCGTGCTGGGTGGCTTCGCCTTCTTCGTCTTTATCGCGGCCGCGACCACGCTCTTTAGCACTGTCCTCTGGTCAAAGTTCGCGCACATGTTCTTCAAGCCCGCCGCCGCCTTCCAGAAGAAAGTGGCTAAGGCCGATGGTTCCCTCGATAAGCTGCCTGAAGTGCCCGAGTTGACCGACCCGGTCGTCAAGGAGCGCTTTCCGGATATTCCTGAGTACATGGGCGAGAAGCCCGCTTATATGGGCTTGGGAATCAAGCGTGAAGCGCCGAGCCATTACTGA
- the aprB gene encoding adenylyl-sulfate reductase subunit beta, translating to MPTFVYMTRCDGCGQCVDICPSDIMHMDSVVRRAYNIEPNMCWECYSCVKACPHNAIDVRGYADFAPLGHSVRVQRDEEKGVIAWRIIFRNGEKDMTLLAPITTKPWGQAIPQLADEAEPSQEMRDSQHLYNEPKYIRLDDGGLHTLESNGLKLKEGVYY from the coding sequence ATGCCAACTTTTGTTTACATGACCCGCTGCGATGGTTGCGGCCAGTGCGTTGATATCTGTCCGTCAGACATCATGCACATGGACTCCGTTGTCCGTCGTGCCTATAACATAGAACCCAACATGTGCTGGGAATGTTATTCCTGCGTCAAGGCCTGTCCGCACAATGCGATTGACGTGCGCGGCTACGCTGACTTTGCTCCGCTCGGCCATTCAGTGCGGGTGCAGCGCGACGAGGAGAAAGGCGTGATTGCCTGGCGGATCATTTTCCGCAATGGCGAGAAAGACATGACGCTGCTCGCGCCCATCACAACCAAGCCCTGGGGCCAAGCGATCCCGCAACTCGCCGACGAAGCCGAGCCTAGTCAAGAAATGCGCGATAGCCAGCACCTGTACAACGAGCCCAAGTACATTCGGCTGGATGATGGTGGTCTGCACACGCTTGAGTCCAATGGCCTTAAACTGAAAGAAGGGGTGTACTACTGA
- the aprA gene encoding adenylyl-sulfate reductase subunit alpha: MAFKTIIEDGIDILVAGAGLGGTGAAFEARYWGKDKKIVIAEKANIDRSGAVAQGLYAINCYMGTRFGENNPEDHVRYARIDLMGMVREDLLFDMARHVDSTVHQFEEWGLPLMRNPKTGAYQREGRWQIMIHGESYKPIVAEAAKKSADKVFNRICVTHLLMDESKPNRVAGAVGFNVRTGNYHVFKSKAVIVAAGGASNIYKPRSVGEGAGRVWYAPWSSGSAYGLLIGAGAKMTQMENRIVLARFKDGYGPVGAYFLHLKTYTQNCNGEEYESNWWPQLQEMVGKEYLDPEASHRTHRPIPTCLRNHALINEVNAGRGPIHMITMEAFQDPHLEEIGWHNFLGMTVGQAVLWAATDVDPKNENPELTTSEPYVMGSHATGCGAWCSGPEDISPPEYFWGYNRMTTVEGLFGAGDAAGGTPHAFSSGSFTEGRLAAKAACKYIDDGKAEGIRVTDEQIERRRAEIYKPMEHYRVYRNEITAGSVNPNYINPRQGLDRLQKLMDEYCGGVTVSYMTNEKLLNIGLKKMKIFEEDLEKIAAENIHELLRAWELKHRHLTSEAVMQHTLFRKETRWPGYYYRGDVMKVDDENWHVLTVSRRDPETGEYTMEKAPCYHLVEA, encoded by the coding sequence ATGGCTTTCAAGACAATCATCGAAGATGGCATCGACATCCTGGTCGCCGGCGCCGGCCTGGGCGGTACGGGCGCGGCCTTCGAGGCGCGTTACTGGGGCAAGGATAAAAAAATCGTCATTGCAGAAAAAGCGAACATTGACCGTTCAGGCGCCGTGGCGCAGGGCCTCTACGCCATCAACTGTTACATGGGCACCCGCTTTGGCGAGAACAACCCGGAAGATCATGTGCGTTACGCGCGCATCGACCTCATGGGCATGGTGCGCGAGGATCTGCTGTTCGACATGGCCCGCCATGTGGATTCCACCGTGCATCAATTCGAGGAATGGGGCCTGCCGCTGATGCGCAACCCCAAGACTGGTGCCTATCAGCGCGAAGGGCGCTGGCAGATCATGATTCACGGCGAGTCCTACAAGCCGATCGTCGCCGAGGCGGCCAAGAAGTCCGCGGACAAGGTCTTCAACCGCATCTGTGTCACTCATTTGCTGATGGATGAGAGCAAGCCGAACCGAGTCGCTGGCGCTGTCGGCTTCAATGTGCGCACCGGCAATTATCATGTGTTTAAGTCCAAGGCCGTGATCGTGGCCGCCGGTGGAGCCTCGAACATCTACAAGCCGCGTTCGGTCGGCGAGGGTGCCGGTCGCGTCTGGTACGCACCCTGGTCCTCCGGCTCCGCTTACGGCCTGTTGATTGGTGCCGGCGCCAAGATGACCCAGATGGAAAACCGCATCGTGCTGGCGCGCTTCAAGGACGGCTATGGTCCGGTCGGTGCCTACTTCCTGCATCTGAAGACCTACACCCAGAATTGCAACGGCGAGGAGTATGAGTCCAACTGGTGGCCGCAACTGCAGGAAATGGTCGGCAAGGAATACCTCGACCCCGAGGCCTCCCACCGCACCCATAGACCCATCCCGACCTGTCTGCGCAACCATGCGCTGATCAACGAGGTCAACGCCGGGCGCGGCCCGATTCACATGATCACCATGGAGGCCTTCCAGGATCCGCATCTGGAGGAAATCGGCTGGCACAACTTCCTCGGCATGACCGTCGGCCAGGCCGTGCTCTGGGCCGCCACCGACGTGGATCCGAAGAATGAAAACCCCGAGTTGACCACCTCCGAGCCTTATGTCATGGGCTCGCACGCCACCGGCTGCGGTGCCTGGTGCTCGGGTCCCGAGGACATCTCGCCACCCGAGTATTTCTGGGGTTACAACCGTATGACCACGGTCGAGGGGTTGTTCGGTGCTGGTGATGCCGCTGGTGGCACCCCGCACGCCTTCTCGTCCGGTTCCTTCACCGAAGGGCGGTTGGCGGCCAAGGCGGCCTGCAAGTACATCGACGATGGCAAGGCCGAGGGCATTCGCGTAACTGATGAGCAAATCGAGCGCCGTCGCGCCGAGATCTACAAGCCGATGGAGCATTATCGGGTCTATCGCAACGAGATCACCGCCGGTTCGGTCAACCCCAACTACATCAACCCGCGCCAAGGCCTGGATCGCCTGCAAAAGTTGATGGACGAGTATTGCGGTGGTGTGACTGTCAGCTACATGACCAACGAGAAGTTGCTGAATATCGGTCTCAAGAAGATGAAGATCTTCGAGGAAGATCTCGAGAAGATTGCCGCGGAGAATATCCATGAACTCCTGCGCGCCTGGGAGTTGAAGCATCGCCATCTCACCTCCGAGGCGGTCATGCAGCACACCCTGTTCCGCAAGGAGACCCGCTGGCCTGGCTACTATTACCGTGGCGATGTCATGAAGGTGGACGACGAGAACTGGCATGTACTGACCGTCTCGCGTCGTGATCCAGAAACCGGCGAATACACCATGGAAAAGGCGCCTTGCTACCATCTGGTTGAGGCCTAG
- a CDS encoding FKBP-type peptidyl-prolyl cis-trans isomerase, with protein sequence MNSVIQDNKFVELTYRVLDQKTGDVLTTVDFPLGYVHGTNTVLDARVMAELEGKQAGETLSVPIDCTDLYGSRDESLVVTDLIENVPEEYRELGTRIVMENAKGETKSFLVTRMDDKTLTIDGNHPLCGRQVVFELEVLKVRDATEEEILAGGKLEQGPNLGGAETRPI encoded by the coding sequence ATGAATTCAGTCATTCAGGACAATAAGTTTGTCGAGCTAACCTATCGCGTCCTCGATCAAAAAACCGGCGATGTGCTGACGACCGTGGATTTTCCGCTTGGCTATGTGCACGGCACCAATACCGTCTTGGATGCTCGGGTGATGGCGGAACTGGAAGGGAAGCAAGCGGGAGAGACGCTGTCGGTACCCATTGATTGCACGGATCTTTATGGCTCGCGCGACGAGTCCCTAGTCGTTACCGACTTGATCGAGAACGTTCCCGAGGAGTATCGCGAACTTGGCACCCGCATTGTCATGGAGAACGCCAAGGGTGAGACCAAGAGTTTTCTCGTCACCCGAATGGATGACAAAACGCTCACCATTGATGGCAATCATCCGCTCTGCGGCCGGCAGGTGGTCTTCGAGTTGGAAGTGCTGAAGGTGCGTGATGCCACCGAGGAAGAAATTCTCGCCGGCGGCAAGCTCGAACAGGGACCCAATCTTGGTGGGGCCGAAACAAGACCAATCTGA
- a CDS encoding HIT family protein — protein MIESTQGFAAYDRFPASPGHFLVIPYRHFASYFDINDAELVDLWGLVKRGKEMVEEAYHPDGYNIGINVGHWAGQSIHHLHIHVIPRYKGDVENPKGGVRGVIPHKKLYHLAQD, from the coding sequence ATGATCGAGAGCACGCAGGGTTTTGCCGCTTATGATCGCTTTCCCGCCAGTCCAGGCCACTTTCTGGTCATTCCCTATCGCCATTTCGCCAGCTATTTCGACATCAATGATGCCGAGTTGGTCGATCTTTGGGGCTTGGTTAAACGCGGCAAGGAGATGGTCGAGGAAGCCTACCACCCGGATGGCTATAACATCGGCATTAACGTCGGCCACTGGGCTGGGCAATCCATTCATCATCTGCACATCCATGTGATCCCGCGCTACAAAGGCGATGTCGAAAATCCCAAAGGCGGCGTGCGCGGCGTGATTCCGCACAAGAAACTGTATCACCTTGCCCAGGATTAG
- the cysC gene encoding adenylyl-sulfate kinase encodes MTNDTNVTWHEHRVSRDDRERINGHRGCVIWFTGLSGSGKSTLANILDHMLCERGVRTAVLDGDNVRHALNAGPGMLRETHGEAFAERFGLGFTAIDREENIRRIGAVAQLFCETGVIALTAFISPYRLDRQRVRDTMREGDFIEVFVDTPLEICEERDPKGLYKKARAGEIKHFTGIDDPYEAPEAAELVLHADGERPPEALAVEVIEYLISRGILPANRPATAH; translated from the coding sequence ATGACTAACGATACCAATGTGACCTGGCACGAACATCGTGTCTCCCGCGACGACCGCGAGCGCATCAACGGCCATCGCGGCTGTGTGATCTGGTTTACCGGTTTAAGCGGTTCTGGCAAGAGCACGCTTGCGAACATCCTCGACCACATGCTTTGTGAACGTGGCGTCCGGACCGCCGTGCTCGATGGGGATAATGTGCGCCATGCACTCAATGCCGGCCCCGGTATGCTGCGCGAGACCCATGGGGAGGCTTTTGCCGAGCGCTTTGGCCTGGGCTTCACGGCAATTGATCGGGAAGAGAACATCCGTCGTATTGGTGCCGTGGCACAACTTTTTTGCGAGACTGGGGTGATCGCATTGACCGCCTTCATCAGCCCCTATCGTCTCGACCGCCAGCGCGTACGAGACACCATGCGCGAGGGTGACTTTATTGAGGTGTTCGTCGATACCCCGCTCGAAATCTGCGAGGAGCGCGATCCCAAAGGCTTGTATAAAAAGGCCCGCGCTGGAGAAATCAAACATTTCACCGGCATTGACGATCCCTATGAGGCCCCGGAGGCAGCAGAACTGGTGTTGCACGCGGATGGTGAACGCCCGCCCGAGGCGCTGGCCGTCGAGGTGATCGAGTATCTTATCAGTCGCGGCATTCTGCCGGCCAACAGGCCAGCCACCGCGCACTAA
- a CDS encoding AAA family ATPase: protein MHNHLDAQVADFGVRYADWLGDDLQAHPSDGLVALRAAVSAAHARGHDLYLLIDEYDNFANELMHGRRADYDALVSGEGLLKTVFKAVKSLASGAGIDRLFITGVSPVVLAYVSSGYKVSKDVSLDANCVYLVGFSEAEIAAVLDQLAAERGCDRDWSARMLDTMRTWYNGYRFGYEPGPSIAINSLFPRPNPGRV, encoded by the coding sequence TTGCACAACCACCTCGACGCCCAGGTGGCGGATTTCGGGGTCCGCTATGCCGACTGGCTTGGTGACGACCTACAAGCCCATCCGAGCGACGGTCTTGTGGCCTTGCGTGCCGCCGTCAGCGCCGCACACGCCCGAGGACATGACTTGTATCTGCTGATTGATGAATACGACAACTTTGCCAATGAGCTGATGCACGGGCGGCGGGCGGACTACGATGCCTTGGTTTCGGGCGAAGGGTTGCTGAAGACGGTGTTCAAGGCGGTCAAATCCCTGGCCTCGGGAGCCGGCATTGATCGGCTGTTCATCACAGGCGTATCGCCCGTGGTGCTGGCGTATGTTTCCAGCGGTTACAAGGTCTCCAAGGATGTCAGTCTTGATGCGAACTGTGTTTATCTGGTCGGCTTTAGCGAGGCGGAAATCGCCGCCGTGCTGGATCAGCTTGCCGCCGAGCGAGGGTGTGACCGCGACTGGTCGGCGCGCATGCTGGACACCATGCGCACCTGGTACAACGGCTATCGTTTCGGCTACGAGCCTGGCCCTTCTATAGCAATCAATAGTCTTTTCCCCCGGCCCAACCCAGGCCGGGTCTGA